In bacterium, a single window of DNA contains:
- the hflX gene encoding GTPase HflX encodes MIDINQTPQKAVLFGMERTDSHLWGDSPLEELERLADTAGAEVVGRVTQRFRGVDSTTYIGSGKAEEVRDLIQQHEADIAIFDDDLSPSQARNLEDLFEVQVLDRSELILDIFAHNARTVEARLQVELAQLEYLLPRLKRMWVHLSRIRGGIGLRGPGETQLETDRRIIQRKIADLKHKLVRIENQHAVRRSAREKLFNLALVGYTNAGKSSLLHALSGADILVRDQLFSTLDTTTRRVGLEGGREVLLTDTVGFINHLPHHLVASFKATLHEVAEADHLLLVVDVASPHFSERITVVNKVLGQIGAGEIERTLVFNKVDRVAERHNVFEIAEQHPGAVFSSAARGDSGVRHLRDKLLEIVRRTEAEFSIDLRPEEGRLAASLHEQGHVLERRSDDSRLTLRVRMRRSLIERLLADSPHTITYHGGDID; translated from the coding sequence ATGATTGATATCAACCAGACCCCGCAGAAAGCCGTGTTGTTCGGCATGGAGCGCACGGACAGCCACCTCTGGGGCGACAGCCCCCTCGAGGAGTTGGAGCGCCTGGCCGACACCGCCGGTGCTGAGGTGGTGGGACGGGTCACGCAGCGCTTTCGCGGGGTCGACTCGACAACTTATATCGGAAGCGGCAAGGCCGAGGAAGTCCGCGACCTTATCCAGCAGCACGAGGCGGACATCGCCATATTCGACGATGACCTCTCGCCCAGCCAGGCGCGCAACCTGGAGGACCTGTTCGAGGTGCAGGTGCTGGACCGCTCCGAGCTGATCCTCGACATCTTCGCCCACAACGCCCGCACGGTCGAGGCCCGCCTTCAGGTGGAACTGGCCCAGCTCGAATACCTGCTGCCGCGGCTCAAACGGATGTGGGTGCACCTGTCGCGCATCCGCGGCGGCATCGGCCTGCGCGGCCCGGGCGAGACCCAGCTCGAAACCGACCGCCGGATCATCCAGCGCAAGATCGCCGACCTCAAGCACAAGCTCGTGCGTATCGAGAACCAGCACGCCGTGCGGCGCTCTGCCCGCGAGAAACTGTTCAACCTGGCCCTGGTCGGCTACACCAACGCCGGCAAGAGTTCGCTGCTGCACGCCCTGTCCGGGGCCGATATCCTGGTGCGCGACCAGCTTTTCTCCACATTGGACACCACCACGCGACGGGTGGGCCTGGAGGGTGGGCGCGAGGTGCTGCTCACCGACACGGTGGGTTTTATCAACCACCTGCCGCATCACCTGGTGGCCTCGTTCAAGGCCACGCTGCACGAGGTGGCCGAGGCGGACCACCTTCTGCTGGTGGTGGATGTGGCGAGCCCCCACTTCTCCGAGCGCATCACGGTGGTGAACAAGGTGCTGGGCCAGATCGGGGCGGGAGAGATCGAGCGCACCCTGGTGTTCAACAAGGTGGACCGCGTGGCCGAGCGCCACAACGTGTTCGAGATCGCGGAGCAGCACCCCGGCGCGGTGTTCAGCTCGGCCGCGCGCGGCGACAGCGGCGTGCGCCACCTGCGCGACAAGCTCCTGGAGATAGTCCGGCGCACCGAGGCCGAGTTCTCCATCGACCTGCGCCCGGAGGAGGGCCGTCTGGCAGCCAGCCTTCACGAGCAGGGCCACGTGCTGGAGCGCCGCAGCGATGACAGCCGCCTGACCCTGCGGGTGCGGATGCGCCGCTCCCTGATCGAGCGCCTTCTGGCCGACAGCCCGCACACAATCACCTACCACGGAGGCGACATTGATTAG
- a CDS encoding pyridoxine 5'-phosphate synthase — protein MIRLGVNVDHVATLRQARRTVEPDPVWAAALAELAGADQITVHLREDRRHIQDRDVEVLRRTVRTRLNLEMGASEEITAIALALHPDQATLVPEKRQEVTTEGGLDVAKHRAKLADVIARLKGAGIRVSLFIDPEIKVTGLSAAVGADAVEFHTGAYANAVGPEAVERELTKLSAAAELAASRGLAVYAGHGLNYWNITAALAIPALEEVNIGHSIISRAVLVGLERAVREMKELLK, from the coding sequence TTGATTAGACTGGGCGTGAACGTGGACCACGTGGCTACGCTGCGTCAGGCCCGCCGCACGGTGGAGCCCGACCCGGTCTGGGCCGCGGCCCTGGCCGAGCTGGCAGGCGCCGACCAGATCACTGTGCACCTGCGCGAGGACCGCCGTCATATCCAGGACCGCGACGTGGAAGTTCTGCGCCGCACGGTGCGCACCCGGCTAAACCTGGAGATGGGCGCCAGCGAGGAGATCACCGCCATCGCCCTGGCCCTGCACCCCGACCAGGCCACCCTGGTCCCGGAAAAACGCCAGGAGGTCACCACCGAGGGCGGGCTGGATGTGGCCAAGCACCGGGCCAAGTTAGCCGATGTGATCGCCCGGCTCAAGGGCGCCGGCATCCGGGTCAGCCTGTTCATCGACCCGGAGATCAAGGTCACCGGGCTTTCCGCCGCGGTCGGGGCGGATGCGGTCGAGTTCCACACCGGGGCCTACGCCAACGCCGTGGGGCCGGAGGCGGTCGAGCGGGAACTGACCAAACTGTCTGCCGCCGCTGAACTGGCTGCCTCGCGCGGTTTGGCGGTCTACGCCGGGCACGGGCTCAACTACTGGAACATCACCGCCGCGCTGGCCATCCCGGCCCTGGAGGAGGTCAACATCGGACATTCCATAATCAGCCGCGCGGTGCTGGTCGGCCTGGAGCGCGCGGTGCGCGAGATGAAAGAGCTGCTCAAGTAG